From Eptesicus fuscus isolate TK198812 chromosome 22, DD_ASM_mEF_20220401, whole genome shotgun sequence, a single genomic window includes:
- the DENND2D gene encoding DENN domain-containing protein 2D isoform X4: protein MLCLGFPICISNMLIPQTDGSVQDSPGEAAKEPERAPEHCLATFAGGQHFFEYLLVVSLKKKRSGEDYEPTITYQFPKRENLLRGQQEEEERLLSAIPLFCFPDGNEWAPLTEYPRETFSFVLTNVDGSRKIGYCRRLLVCAAQNCPLLSAACWRHSGAGSGLRCTSQAPGSGGCREHGPAPAAIPPAAALGSPRCTASSAASAASACSPRSWMRWRSGTRSPWPSSTRSCRASGRPPSPLPGRPSPSRASSPTRAPRWVQQEFISLTRPLDSHLEHVDFSSLLRCLSFEQILQLFASAVLERRIIFLAEGLSTLSQCIHAAAALLYPFSWAHTYIPVVPESLLATVCCPTPFMVGVQMRFLQDVLDSPMEEVLLVNLCEGTFLMSVGDEKDILPPKLQDDILESLSQGIDEQQTPEQVNEHVSGPFVQFFVKTVGHYASYIRWDANGQGRFQERAFYKALPSKANRRFVKKFVKTQLFSLFIQEAEKSKNPPAGYFQRKIRDYEEQKKQKKSRGKSVK from the exons atgctgtgcctcggtttccccatctgcatcAGCAACATGCTTATTCCTCAGACAGATG GATCTGTCCAGGACAGCCCCGGGGAGGCTGCGAAGGAGCCGGAGAGGGCCCCGGAGCACTGCCTGGCCACCTTCGCCGGAGGACAGCATTTCTTTGAATACCTCCTCGTGGTTTCCCTCAAAAAGAAGCGATCAGGGGAGGATTATGAGCCCACGATCACCTACCAGTTTCCCAAG CGGGAGAACCTGCTTCGGGGccaacaggaggaggaggaacggCTGCTCAGTGCCATCCCCTTGTTCTGCTTCCCGGATGGGAACGAGTGGGCCCCCCTCACTGAGTATCCCAG GGAGACCTTCTCCTTCGTGCTGACCAACGTGGACGGGAGCAGGAAGATTGGCTACTGCAGGCGCCTCCTGGTCTGTGCAGCTCAGaactgtcccctcctctctgcaGCCTGCTGGCGCCACAGCGGGGCCGGCTCAGGCCTCCGCTGCACAAGCCAGGCCCCTGGCAGTGGCGGCTGCAGAGAGCACGGCCCAGCACCCGCTGCCAT CCCGCCGGCCGCGGCCCTCGGCTCCCCAAGGTGTACTGCATCATCAGCTGCATCGGCTGCTTCGGCCTGTTCTCCAAG ATCCTGGATGAGGTGGAGAAGCGGCACCAGATCTCCATGGCCGTCATCTACCCGTTCATGCAgggcctccgggaggccgccTTCCCCGCTCCCGGGAAGACCGTCACCCTCAAGAGCTTCATCCCCGACTCGGGCACCGAGGTGGGTGCAACAGGAG TTCATCTCCCTGACGCGGCCCCTGGACTCCCACCTGGAACACGTGGACTTCAGTTCTCTGTTGCGCTGCCTCAGCTTCGAACAGATCCTGCAGCTCTTCGCCTCCGCGGTGCTGGAGCGGAGGATCATCTTCCTGGCAGAAGGGCTCAG CACCCTGTCGCAGTGTATCCACGCCGCCGCCGCGCTGCTCTACCCCTTCAGCTGGGCGCACACCTACATCCCCGTGGTCCCCGAGAGCCTGCTGGCCACCGTGTGCTGCCCCACGCCCTTCATGGTGGGAGTGCAGATGCGCTTCCTGCAGGACGTTCTGGACAGCCCCATGGAAGAG GTCCTGCTGGTGAATCTTTGTGAAGGAACCTTCTTAATGTCA GTGGGTGACGAAAAAGACATCCTACCTCCCAAGCTTCAGGATGACATCTTGGAGTCTCTCAGTCAGGGGATCGATGAGCAACAGA CTCCAGAACAAGTCAACGAGCATGTTTCAGGCCCTTTCGTGCAGTTCTTTGTCAAGACCGTGGGCCACTACGCTTCCTATATCAGGTGGGACGCCAACGGGCAAGGCCGCTTCCAAGAACGGGCCTTCTAcaaggctctgccctccaaggcCAACCGCCGGTTCGTGAAGAAGTTCGTGAAGACACAGCTCTTCTCGCTTTTCATCCAGGAAGCGGAGAAGAGCAAGAACCCTCCTGCAG
- the DENND2D gene encoding DENN domain-containing protein 2D isoform X8: MAKDLDTAVAEGETERLERFGRRAPRFWGQWGAAWKARGCPRGIPRPSCGGSVQDSPGEAAKEPERAPEHCLATFAGGQHFFEYLLVVSLKKKRSGEDYEPTITYQFPKRENLLRGQQEEEERLLSAIPLFCFPDGNEWAPLTEYPRETFSFVLTNVDGSRKIGYCRRLLVCAAQNCPLLSAACWRHSGAGSGLRCTSQAPGSGGCREHGPAPAAIPPAAALGSPRCTASSAASAASACSPRSWMRWRSGTRSPWPSSTRSCRASGRPPSPLPGRPSPSRASSPTRAPRWVQQEFISLTRPLDSHLEHVDFSSLLRCLSFEQILQLFASAVLERRIIFLAEGLSTLSQCIHAAAALLYPFSWAHTYIPVVPESLLATVCCPTPFMVGVQMRFLQDVLDSPMEEVLLVNLCEGTFLMSLQNKSTSMFQALSCSSLSRPWATTLPISGGTPTGKAASKNGPSTRLCPPRPTAGS, encoded by the exons ATGGCAAAAGATCTGGACACGGCCGTTGCCGAGGGAGAGACGGAGCGGCTGGAACGGTTCGGCCGAAGAGCTCCCCGCTTCTGGGGTCAGTGGGGAGCCGCCTGGAAGGCGCGCGGGTGCCCACGGGGCATTCCCCGCCCGAGCTGCGGAG GATCTGTCCAGGACAGCCCCGGGGAGGCTGCGAAGGAGCCGGAGAGGGCCCCGGAGCACTGCCTGGCCACCTTCGCCGGAGGACAGCATTTCTTTGAATACCTCCTCGTGGTTTCCCTCAAAAAGAAGCGATCAGGGGAGGATTATGAGCCCACGATCACCTACCAGTTTCCCAAG CGGGAGAACCTGCTTCGGGGccaacaggaggaggaggaacggCTGCTCAGTGCCATCCCCTTGTTCTGCTTCCCGGATGGGAACGAGTGGGCCCCCCTCACTGAGTATCCCAG GGAGACCTTCTCCTTCGTGCTGACCAACGTGGACGGGAGCAGGAAGATTGGCTACTGCAGGCGCCTCCTGGTCTGTGCAGCTCAGaactgtcccctcctctctgcaGCCTGCTGGCGCCACAGCGGGGCCGGCTCAGGCCTCCGCTGCACAAGCCAGGCCCCTGGCAGTGGCGGCTGCAGAGAGCACGGCCCAGCACCCGCTGCCAT CCCGCCGGCCGCGGCCCTCGGCTCCCCAAGGTGTACTGCATCATCAGCTGCATCGGCTGCTTCGGCCTGTTCTCCAAG ATCCTGGATGAGGTGGAGAAGCGGCACCAGATCTCCATGGCCGTCATCTACCCGTTCATGCAgggcctccgggaggccgccTTCCCCGCTCCCGGGAAGACCGTCACCCTCAAGAGCTTCATCCCCGACTCGGGCACCGAGGTGGGTGCAACAGGAG TTCATCTCCCTGACGCGGCCCCTGGACTCCCACCTGGAACACGTGGACTTCAGTTCTCTGTTGCGCTGCCTCAGCTTCGAACAGATCCTGCAGCTCTTCGCCTCCGCGGTGCTGGAGCGGAGGATCATCTTCCTGGCAGAAGGGCTCAG CACCCTGTCGCAGTGTATCCACGCCGCCGCCGCGCTGCTCTACCCCTTCAGCTGGGCGCACACCTACATCCCCGTGGTCCCCGAGAGCCTGCTGGCCACCGTGTGCTGCCCCACGCCCTTCATGGTGGGAGTGCAGATGCGCTTCCTGCAGGACGTTCTGGACAGCCCCATGGAAGAG GTCCTGCTGGTGAATCTTTGTGAAGGAACCTTCTTAATGTCA CTCCAGAACAAGTCAACGAGCATGTTTCAGGCCCTTTCGTGCAGTTCTTTGTCAAGACCGTGGGCCACTACGCTTCCTATATCAGGTGGGACGCCAACGGGCAAGGCCGCTTCCAAGAACGGGCCTTCTAcaaggctctgccctccaaggcCAACCGCCGGTTCGTGA